A stretch of the Malus sylvestris chromosome 10, drMalSylv7.2, whole genome shotgun sequence genome encodes the following:
- the LOC126586267 gene encoding subtilisin-like protease SBT1.6, translated as MASNPLLPLLFLLTLFKFSAQIAPQAADQTLKTFIFRVDRHSKPSIFPTHYHWYASEFADPPQILHVYDTVFHGFSASLTPDQVSAISDHPSVLAVIQDRRRSLHTTRSPQFLGLRNQRGLWSESDYGSDVIVGVFDTGVWPERRSFTDKNLGAIPRRWKGVCETGTKFAKSNCNRKLIGARFFIKGHEAAANAGGPISPINDTVEFRSPRDADGHGTHTASTAIGRHAFEASMSGYAAGIAKGVAPKARLAVYKVCWKDSGCFDSDILAAFDAAVNDGVDVISISIGGGDGVTPPYYLDPIAIGSYGAVSHGVFVSSSAGNDGPNGMSVTNLAPWLTTVGAGTIDRNFPAVVILGNGRRLSGVSLYSGLPLKGKMYPVVYPGKSGMLSASLCMENSLDPRQVRGKIVICDRGSSPRVAKGLVVKKAGGVGMILANGISNGEGLVGDAHILATCAVGADEGDAIKAYVASTKTPMATLDFQGTVIGIKPAPVVASFSGRGPNGLSPEILKPDLIAPGVNILAAWTDAVGPTGLDTDKRKTEFNILSGTSMAAPHVSGAAALLKSAHRDWSPAAIRSAMMTTASVTDNRNQTMTDEATGKPSTPYDLGAGHLNLGRAMDPGLIYDITNDDYVRFLCGVGYGPRVIQVITRVQPNCPVKKPAPENLNYPSIGAVFSRAGKSSKMFIRSVTNVGQPNAVYGSRIEAPKGVTVSVKPSRLVFSGAVKKRSFIVTVAVDRRNVVFGESGAAFGSLYWSDGKHVVRSPIVVTQMDPL; from the coding sequence ATGGCCTCCAATCCTCTCCTCCCCCTCCTCTTTCTCCTCACATTATTCAAATTCTCAGCCCAAATCGCGCCGCAGGCCGCCGATCAAACCCTTAAGACCTTCATTTTCCGCGTCGACCGCCACTCCAAGCCCTCGATTTTCCCCACCCACTACCACTGGTACGCCTCCGAATTCGCCGACCCGCCCCAGATCCTCCACGTCTACGACACCGTTTTCCACGGCTTCTCCGCCTCTCTCACTCCCGACCAGGTCTCCGCCATCTCCGACCACCCTTCGGTGCTTGCTGTGATCCAGGACCGCCGCCGGAGTCTCCACACTACTCGATCCCCACAATTTTTGGGGCTCAGGAACCAGAGGGGGCTGTGGTCGGAATCGGACTATGGCTCCGACGTCATTGTCGGAGTATTTGACACCGGCGTCTGGCCGGAGCGTCGCAGTTTCACGGATAAGAATCTTGGGGCGATTCCGAGGCGGTGGAAGGGGGTTTGCGAGACAGGAACTAAATTTGCGAAGAGTAACTGCAACAGGAAGCTGATCGGAGCTCGATTCTTCATCAAGGGCCACGAGGCGGCGGCCAATGCTGGAGGTCCGATATCGCCGATCAACGATACGGTGGAGTTCCGGTCGCCGAGAGATGCGGACGGTCATGGTACCCACACCGCCTCCACGGCGATCGGCCGGCACGCTTTCGAGGCGAGCATGTCGGGTTACGCCGCCGGAATAGCGAAAGGAGTCGCTCCAAAAGCTCGATTGGCAGTTTATAAGGTATGCTGGAAGGATTCTGGTTGCTTCGACTCTGATATATTGGCCGCCTTTGACGCCGCCGTTAATGACGGCGTTGATGTCATTTCTATTTCAATCGGAGGCGGCGACGGTGTTACTCCTCCGTATTATCTCGATCCGATTGCGATTGGATCGTACGGAGCGGTTTCGCACGGAGTGTTCGTGTCTTCCTCGGCCGGCAACGACGGTCCAAACGGCATGTCGGTGACTAATCTCGCGCCTTGGCTTACTACGGTGGGCGCGGGAACCATCGATCGGAATTTCCCGGCGGTTGTGATTTTAGGCAACGGCCGGAGACTAAGCGGTGTGTCGCTGTACTCCGGATTACCTCTCAAAGGCAAGATGTACCCTGTCGTTTATCCTGGGAAATCAGGCATGCTCTCTGCTTCGCTGTGCATGGAGAACTCTCTGGACCCGCGCCAGGTCAGGGGCAAAATTGTAATATGTGACCGCGGGAGCAGTCCTCGAGTGGCCAAAGGCTTAGTCGTGAAGAAAGCCGGCGGTGTTGGAATGATCCTCGCTAACGGAATTTCTAACGGCGAGGGTCTCGTCGGCGACGCACATATCCTGGCCACTTGCGCCGTCGGGGCCGACGAGGGTGACGCAATAAAGGCCTACGTGGCCTCCACCAAGACCCCCATGGCGACGCTCGATTTCCAAGGGACTGTGATTGGAATCAAACCGGCTCCGGTTGTGGCTTCGTTCTCGGGTCGTGGGCCGAACGGGCTGAGCCCGGAGATTCTGAAGCCAGACCTGATCGCCCCTGGAGTCAACATCTTGGCCGCTTGGACCGACGCCGTGGGACCCACCGGTCTGGACACTGACAAGAGGAAAACCGAGTTTAACATTTTGTCCGGGACTTCCATGGCCGCTCCGCACGTGAGCGGAGCCGCGGCTTTACTGAAGTCGGCTCACCGGGATTGGAGCCCGGCCGCCATAAGATCCGCCATGATGACAACGGCGAGCGTGACTGATAACAGAAATCAGACCATGACCGATGAGGCAACCGGAAAGCCCTCCACGCCTTATGATTTGGGGGCGGGTCATTTGAATTTGGGCCGGGCTATGGATCCTGGGCTTATTTATGACATCACCAATGATGATTACGTTCGGTTTCTTTGTGGAGTTGGGTATGGGCCAAGAGTGATTCAGGTCATCACTCGGGTCCAACCCAACTGTCCGGTGAAGAAGCCTGCGCCGGAGAATCTCAATTACCCGTCCATAGGCGCGGTGTTTTCCAGGGCGGGTAAGTCGAGTAAGATGTTTATCCGGAGCGTGACGAATGTGGGGCAACCCAATGCGGTGTATGGGTCTAGGATTGAGGCCCCGAAAGGGGTGACAGTGTCAGTGAAGCCGTCGAGGCTGGTGTTTAGTGGGGCGGTAAAGAAGCGGAGCTTTATAGTGACGGTCGCGGTGGACAGGAGGAATGTGGTGTTTGGTGAGTCAGGTGCGGCGTTCGGGTCGCTTTACTGGAGCGACGGGAAGCACGTGGTTCGGAGCCCCATTGTAGTGACACAAATGGATCCCTTGTAA